A stretch of DNA from Acidobacteriota bacterium:
ACGGTGAGATCGACCAGCTCTACGTGGCGCCGGAGTTCCAGCGGCGGGGTGTCGGCAGCGCGTTGCTGGAGAAGGCTCGCGAGCTGAGCCCGGAAGGATTGGGGCTGTTCACCCACCGGAGGAACGAGAAGGCACGGCGCTTCTACGAGGCTCGGGGCTTTGTAGCCGTTCGCTTCGGGACGAGCCCACCGCCGGAAAATGAGCCGGATGTGCGGTATGAGTGGCGGCCTGA
This window harbors:
- a CDS encoding GNAT family N-acetyltransferase, which codes for MDVWVRARRDAQPWLEQRLGYTDEQYLAFFREVVCVEQQVWIAAEGATVLGLLAIRDGEIDQLYVAPEFQRRGVGSALLEKARELSPEGLGLFTHRRNEKARRFYEARGFVAVRFGTSPPPENEPDVRYEWRPEPQASPMV